The following proteins are encoded in a genomic region of Pungitius pungitius chromosome 17, fPunPun2.1, whole genome shotgun sequence:
- the LOC119219137 gene encoding ras/Rap GTPase-activating protein SynGAP-like isoform X2 → MDTSSKTRLPHHSQFGLVGQAEVCCGPGVLTPNQSRRASFASVRQSSMETPPNATPQPFRQPSFLNRRLKGSIKRAKSQPKLDRTSSFRQMILPRFRSADQERTRLMQSFKESHSHESLLSPSSAAEALDLVLDEDAIIKPVHSSILGQEYCFEVTTNSGTKCFACRSASERDKWIENLQRAVKPNKDNSRRVDNVLKLWIIEARDLPAKKRYYCELCLDDMLYARTTSKPRTDTVFWGEHFEFNNLPTIRSLRLHLYKETDKKRRKEKSTYLGLVSIPISSITGRQFVEQWYPVIQSSVLAKSGGVGSTKVINASLRIKSRYQTMNILPMELYKEFAEYITNNYRTLCAVLEPLLSVKSKEEVAFALVHILQSTGKTKEFLSDMAMCEVDRFMDREHLIFRENTLATKAVEEYLKLIGHRYLKDAIGDFIRALYESEENCEVDPMRVPPSVLADHQANLRMCCELLLCKIINSLCIFPRELKEVFASWRARCAERGREDLADSLISSSLFLRFMCPAIMSPSLFNLMQEYPAERTSRTLTLIAKVMQNLASFSKFGPKEEYMYFMNEFLEMEWGSMQQFLYEISNMEAGGNAGGFEGYIDLGRELSMLHSLLWEVMGQLSKDAILKLGPLPRLLNDISVALRNPQLHMPTNHQPDRPKDRLFSRPSFNRLMSSDFQSLMMRDLNSSIDISRLPSPTTGVSAVESLSSNLNMRRHAERDLRSSREVFYVTRPPLARSSPAYCTSSSDITEPDPKVHSVNKSVSMMDLQDSRMNSISNLNSVGDMLTNSQASIAGLGHSFGNLCGPLRVGGHMPAGSSGSGLRLSQMGHIGGPTESISQQQQQAAAAMHFPLSFQNPLFHLAAQNSPAQPHPPPLLLAPEPENGHHDYAPTFGNSAFSRSEDLSALRSQSSLVQPSIVHSHSYSDDFTRQNQSNDFAWHQLSLQVQESLQQQHLMGIVSQSGTGTGTPASLATPPTTVHHVRQSSMAQPQHLKSQRSINIPATGTPPKVRPQSRNLLLDSSDTNFSGSQPKSRHSHHQQQHPQQHPQQHPQQQQHHQQQHPQQQHPQQQHPQQQHQQQLPQHQQQLPQQHPQQQHPQHQQQQQDAQLSVTDSPAPGLPYQTSSAKETQGPPAAAEESTDTPTKSNKKSQQTQLQPPQQHLLKPGNKQGSQSTLNTPALNERTVAWVSNMPHLSADIESLRPDREGQLKEYSKSMDESRLERVKEYEDEIHLLKERLKMSHRKLEEYEHRMVSQEQQTSKILMQYQNRLEDSERRLKQQQVEKDSQIKGIINRLMAVEDELRVGAIPDIKPRILTDQSINQGYGHPGS, encoded by the exons ATGGACACATCTTCAAAGACGCGGCTGCCGCATCACAGTCAGTTTGGGTTGGTTGGTCAAGCGGAGGTTTGCTGCGGGCCTGGAGTTTTAACCCCAA aCCAATCCCGCAGGGCAAGTTTTGCCTCTGTAAGACAGTCAAGCATGGAGACCCCTCCCAATGCCACTCCGCAGCCCTTCAGACAGCCG AGTTTTCTCAATCGAAGGCTGAAGGGCTCCATCAAGAGGGCCAAAAGTCAGCCCAAACTGGACCGGACCAGCAGCTTCAGGCAAATGATTTTGCCCCGGTTTCGAAGTGCTGACCAAGAGAG GACACGCTTGATGCAGAGCTTCAAGGAATCCCACTCCCATGAATCCCTACTCTCTCCCAGCAGTGCTGCGGAGGCTTTGGACCTAGTTTTGGATGAAGATGCGATAATCAAACCTGTCCACTCAAGCATTTTAGGACAAGAGTACTGCTTTGAG GTGACCACCAATTCAGGGACAAAATGTTTTGCCTGCCGTTCTGCTTCGGAAAGAGACAAGTGGATTGAAAATCTACAACGAGCTGTCAAACCTAACAAG GACAACAGCAGACGGGTGGACAATGTGCTCAAGTTGTGGATCATTGAAGCTCGAGACCTTCCGGCTAAGAAACGCTATTATTGTGAACTGTGTCTGGATGACATGCTGTACGCACGCACCACCAGCAAACCCCGGACCGACACCGTGTTCTGGGGCGAGCATTTTGAATTTAACAATTTGCCTACCATTCGTAGCCTTCGTTTGCACCTCTACAAGgaaactgacaaaaaaagacGAAAG GAGAAAAGCACATACCTTGGCCTTGTCAGCATCCCCATCTCAAGCATCACGGGTCGGCAGTTTGTAGAGCAGTGGTACCCGGTGATACAGTCCAGCGTCTTGGCCAAAAGCGGTGGTGTTGGAAGTACCAAAGTGATCAACGCCTCACTGCGGATCAAGTCCCGTTACCAGACAATGAACATCCTTCCTATGGAGCTGTACAAGGAGTTTGCCGAGTACATTACCAACAACTATAGAACACTGTGTGCAGTCCTGGAGCCGCTGCTGAGCGTGAAAAGCAAGGAGGAGGTGGCGTTCGCTCTGGTGCACATCTTGCAAAGCACAGGAAAGACAAAG GAGTTCCTGTCGGACATGGCGATGTGTGAGGTGGATCGGTTCATGGACCGTGAGCACTTGATCTTTCGCGAGAACACGCTGGCTACAAAGGCTGTGGAAGAGTACCTTAAACTGATTGGTCACCGATACCTCAAGGATGCTATAG GTGACTTCATTCGAGCCTTATACGAGTCCGAGGAGAACTGTGAGGTGGATCCCATGCGGGTCCCGCCGTCAGTCCTCGCTGACCATCAAGCTAACCTTCGAATGTGTTGTGAGCTACTTCTCTGCAAGATCATCAACTCTCTCTG CATATTTCCCAGAGAGCTGAAGGAGGTTTTTGCCTCTTGGAGAGCCAGATGTGCTGAGCGTGGAAGAGAGGATCTTGCAGACAGCCTCATCAGCTCCTCCCTATTTCTTCGCTTCATGTGCCCAGCCATCATGTCCCCCTCCCTGTTCAACCTAATGCAGGAGTACCCCGCTGAGCGCACGTCCCGCACGCTCACGCTTATCGCCAAGGTGATGCAGAACCTGGCCAGCTTCAGCAA ATTTGGACCCAAGGAGGAATACATGTATTTCATGAACGAGTTTCTGGAAATGGAGTGGGGCTCCATGCAGCAGTTTCTCTATGAGATTTCCAACATGGAGGCCGGAGGAAACGCTGGAGGGTTTGAGGGCTACATTGACCTCGGAAGAGAATTGTCCATGCTACACAGCCTGCTTTGGGAAGTCATGGGCCAGCTTAGCAAG GATGCCATTCTGAAACTGGGACCCCTGCCAAGGCTTCTGAATGACATCAGCGTCGCCCTGAGGAACCCGCAGCTTCACATGCCTACAAACCACCAGCCGGACCGGCCGAAGGACCGACTCTTCTCGCGCCCATCTTTCAATCGTCTAATGTCCTCTGACTTCCAAAGCCTTATGATGCGCGACTTAAACAG TTCCATAGACATCTCTCGCCTGCCATCCCCTACGACGGGAGTCTCGGCTGTAGAATCCCTCTCATCCAACCTGAACATGAGGCGTCATGCAGAACGAGACCTGCGCTCGTCGAGGGAAGTGTTCTACGTGACTCGCCCGCCGCTGGCTCGGTCCAGCCCCGCGTACTGCACAAGCAGCTCCGACATCACCGAGCCTGATCCAAAG GTCCATAGTGTGAATAAAAGCGTGTCCATGATGGACCTGCAGGACTCCCGCATGAACAGCATCTCCAACCTCAACTCTGTGGGCGACATGCTCACCAACTCTCAAGCCTCCATAGCCGGCCTGGGCCACAGCTTCGGAAACCTCTGTGGTCCCCTTCGTGTGGGGGGCCATATGCCAGCGGGCTCCTCGGGGTCTGGTTTGAGGCTGAGCCAGATGGGCCACATAGGGGGGCCCACCGAATCCATctctcaacagcagcagcaggcggcagcCGCCATGCACTTCCCCCTGTCATTCCAGAACCCGCTATTCCATCTGGCTGCCCAGAACTCCCCGGCTcagcctcaccccccccctctcctcctcgccccGGAGCCAGAGAACGGCCACCACGACTATGCACCGACCTTTGGCAACAGCGCTTTCTCCCGCAGCGAGGACTTGTCCGCCCTGCGGTCACAGAGCAGCCTGGTGCAGCCCAGCATTGTCCACTCACACAGTTACAGTGACGATTTTACCCGGCAGAACCAGAGCAACGACTTCGCCTGGCACCAACTGTCCCTGCAGGTGCAG GAATCTCTTCAGCAACAGCACCTGATGGGAATTGTGTCTCAGTCCGGCACTGGGACGGGCACCCCCGCCTCCTTGGCCACACCACCCACTACAGTTCACCATGTACGCCAGTCGTCCATGGCTCAGCCACAACACTTGAAGTCACAGCGGTCTATTAACATTCCAGCCACTGGCACACCTCCAAAAGTTCGCCCGCAAAGCAGGAACCTCCTCCTTGACTCTTCTGACACAAACTTCAGCGGCAGTCAGCCAAAATCGCGCCATtctcatcatcagcagcagcatccgcAGCAGCATCCGCAGCAGcatccgcagcagcagcagcatcatcagcagcagcatccgcagcagcagcatccgcagcagcagcatccgcagcagcagcatcaacagcaaCTCCCGCAGCATCAACAGCAACTTCCACAGCAACATCCGCAACAGCAACACCCGCAGcatcaacagcaacaacaagatGCGCAGCTGTCGGTGACAGACAGTCCAGCTCCTGGACTCCCATACCAGACAAGCTCCGCCAAAGAGACCCAGGgccctccagcagctgcagaggagtCAACTGACACGCCCACAAAAAGCAACAAGAAGTCTCAACAGACGCAACTGCAGCCGCCACAGCAGCATCTGCTCAAACCAGGCAATAAACAG gGTTCTCAGTCAACCTTGAACACCCCAGCCCTCAACGAACGTACCGTCGCTTGGGTGTCCAACATGCCGCATCTCTCTGCTGACATCGAGAGCCTGAGGCCAGACCGTGAGGGGCAGCTGAAAGAATACTCCAAGAGCATGGATGAATCGCGACTGGAGAGG GTAAAAGAGTACGAAGATGAGATCCATTTATTGAAGGAGCGTCTGAAGATGTCTCATCGCAAGCTTGAAGAATATGAGCACAGAATGGTGTCGCAAGAACAGCAGACAAGCAAGATCCTAATGCAGTACCAGAACCGCCTGGAAGACAGTGAGCGCCGGCTGAAGCAGCAGCAAGTGGAGAAGGACTCTCAAATCAAAGGCATCATCAACAG ACTCATGGCTGTGGAAGATGAGCTGAGAGTGGGTGCCATTCCTGATATTAAGCCCCGAATCCTCACAGACCAG